From a region of the Candidatus Methylomirabilota bacterium genome:
- a CDS encoding thiamine pyrophosphate-dependent enzyme, with translation MTGREFAALLERRGFDFFAGVPCSLIEDLIAALESHPRLPYIDAVREDVAVGLAGGAWLAGRRPAVLMQNSGLGTSLNALASFALMYGLPALLLVTWRGFGGQDAPEHILMGEISPRLLDLLGIPYHVLARDSLEADVAWAREQMDARMSPVALLVPPGLFHSEGASSSEGGFAPLRSSEGASTAPSEASPRTRIAPAKPALEVRSLHHAEDRPLVARISRMQAIAAAIKQLGDEPAIHANGYPSRESCAIADRPQNFYMIGSMGLASAIGLGVALGRPQRRTIVFDGDGNLLMNLGIIANATALAPPNFIHCVLDNEAYGSTGNQRSASAHVRLDRVARAAGYRTVAAVTEADEVAAALRTMLSSDGPHFLLVKVTREQAKVPRIPHTPPAIRDRFRATVLGT, from the coding sequence GTGACCGGACGCGAGTTCGCCGCCCTGCTGGAGCGCCGGGGATTCGATTTCTTCGCGGGCGTACCCTGCTCGCTGATCGAGGACCTGATCGCGGCGCTCGAGAGCCATCCGCGCCTCCCCTACATCGACGCCGTCCGCGAAGACGTGGCGGTGGGCCTGGCCGGGGGTGCCTGGCTCGCCGGTCGGCGCCCCGCGGTCCTCATGCAGAACTCGGGGCTCGGCACGAGCCTGAACGCGCTCGCCTCCTTCGCCTTGATGTACGGCCTGCCGGCCCTGCTCCTCGTCACCTGGCGCGGCTTCGGCGGCCAGGACGCGCCCGAACACATTCTCATGGGCGAGATCTCGCCGCGCCTGCTGGACCTGCTGGGCATTCCCTATCACGTGCTCGCCCGCGACTCGCTCGAGGCTGACGTCGCCTGGGCGCGGGAGCAGATGGACGCCCGCATGAGCCCGGTCGCGCTGCTCGTCCCGCCCGGCCTATTTCATTCGGAGGGGGCATCTTCCTCGGAGGGGGGCTTCGCCCCCTTGCGATCGTCGGAGGGGGCCTCGACGGCCCCCTCCGAGGCCTCCCCCAGGACGAGGATTGCGCCGGCGAAGCCGGCGCTCGAAGTGCGGTCGCTCCACCACGCCGAGGATAGGCCGTTGGTGGCGAGGATTTCGCGGATGCAGGCGATCGCGGCGGCGATCAAGCAGTTGGGCGACGAGCCGGCCATCCACGCCAACGGCTACCCGTCGCGCGAGTCCTGCGCGATCGCCGACCGCCCGCAGAATTTCTACATGATCGGCTCCATGGGCCTCGCTTCGGCCATCGGCCTGGGCGTGGCGCTCGGCCGCCCCCAACGGCGCACGATCGTCTTCGACGGCGACGGTAACCTCCTGATGAACCTCGGCATCATCGCCAACGCCACCGCGCTGGCTCCCCCCAACTTCATCCACTGCGTCTTGGACAACGAGGCGTACGGCTCGACCGGCAACCAGCGGTCGGCGTCGGCCCACGTCCGGCTCGATCGAGTGGCCCGGGCAGCCGGCTACCGGACGGTGGCGGCGGTGACGGAGGCCGACGAGGTCGCCGCGGCGCTCCGGACGATGCTTTCCTCGGACGGTCCCCACTTCCTCCTCGTGAAGGTGACACGGGAGCAGGCGAAGGTCCCGCGGATCCCCCACACCCCGCCGGCGATCCGCGACCGCTTTCGCGCCACCGTGCTGGGAACATGA
- a CDS encoding isocitrate lyase/phosphoenolpyruvate mutase family protein produces MSKARALRELLARPGLVPAVGAHDALSAKLIEAAGFPVVWSSSFTVSAAQRAMPDVNLLTMTETLEAARHIDNAVSVPVIADCDNGYGNVVNVVRTVEEYERAGIAGICMEDNLFPKKCSLYPGMRRELASIEEHAGKIRAARKAQRDPATVIIARSEALIAGWGMKEALRRAYAYAEAGADMILMHSKAPTAAEVLEFMRLWDRPTPIVVVPTLYPSVTFEELEAAGVKLVIWANQVLRGAVKGVQETLATLRRARCLDALAPHIVTLEEIYRHVGVDEFKQIETEFLPRGASDVRAVIIAAGSGKSLLPLTEDRPQCMLDIKGRTVLERQLETLRACGVQEIAVVRGYRKETVTAPGVRFYDNDAFDESGELASLFAAEPELHGRVLFLYSDILFERAVLEKVLRAEGDVVIAVDRAWVDQRDRLLPLAKPVDLVVTSDPPRPGRRSLGEDWRDELVLIGQRIAPEAATGEFIGLAAFSPRGVELARETHARAVAAGAAPFHEAASIRYAAFTDLLQTLVATDHPVTCVSTWKGWLEIDTFEDYQRAWAEIRS; encoded by the coding sequence ATGAGCAAGGCGCGCGCGCTCCGCGAGTTGCTGGCCCGTCCCGGCCTGGTCCCCGCGGTGGGGGCCCACGACGCGCTCAGCGCCAAGCTGATCGAGGCCGCGGGGTTTCCCGTGGTCTGGTCGTCCAGCTTCACCGTCTCCGCCGCCCAGCGCGCCATGCCCGACGTCAACCTCCTGACGATGACCGAGACGCTGGAGGCGGCGCGGCACATCGACAACGCCGTGAGCGTCCCCGTCATCGCGGACTGTGACAACGGCTACGGCAATGTCGTGAACGTCGTGCGGACGGTGGAGGAATACGAGCGGGCGGGCATCGCCGGCATCTGCATGGAGGACAACCTCTTTCCCAAGAAGTGCAGCCTCTACCCGGGGATGCGGCGCGAGCTGGCATCGATCGAGGAGCACGCCGGCAAGATCCGCGCGGCCAGGAAGGCCCAGCGGGATCCGGCGACGGTCATCATCGCCCGCTCCGAGGCGCTGATCGCCGGCTGGGGGATGAAGGAGGCGCTGCGGCGCGCCTACGCCTACGCCGAGGCCGGGGCCGACATGATCCTGATGCACTCCAAGGCGCCGACCGCGGCCGAGGTGCTCGAGTTCATGCGGCTCTGGGACCGGCCCACGCCCATCGTGGTGGTGCCCACCCTCTACCCGTCGGTGACCTTCGAGGAGCTGGAGGCGGCGGGCGTCAAGCTCGTCATCTGGGCGAACCAGGTGCTGCGGGGCGCCGTGAAGGGAGTGCAGGAGACGCTGGCGACGCTCCGGCGGGCCCGCTGCCTCGACGCCCTGGCCCCCCACATCGTCACGCTGGAGGAGATCTACCGCCACGTCGGGGTGGACGAGTTCAAGCAGATCGAGACGGAGTTCCTGCCGCGGGGCGCCTCCGACGTGCGGGCCGTCATCATCGCGGCGGGCTCGGGGAAGTCGCTCCTGCCGCTGACGGAAGACCGGCCCCAGTGCATGCTCGACATCAAGGGGCGGACGGTGCTGGAGCGGCAGCTCGAGACATTGCGCGCCTGCGGCGTCCAGGAGATCGCGGTGGTCCGCGGCTACCGCAAGGAGACCGTGACGGCCCCGGGGGTGCGCTTCTACGACAACGATGCCTTCGACGAGAGCGGCGAGCTCGCCTCGCTCTTCGCGGCCGAGCCCGAGCTGCACGGCCGCGTCCTCTTCCTCTACTCGGACATCCTGTTCGAGCGCGCGGTGCTGGAGAAGGTGCTCCGCGCCGAAGGGGACGTCGTCATCGCCGTGGACCGCGCCTGGGTGGACCAGCGGGACCGCCTGCTGCCGCTGGCCAAGCCCGTGGATCTGGTGGTCACGTCCGACCCGCCCCGGCCCGGCCGCCGCTCGCTCGGCGAGGACTGGCGTGACGAGCTGGTGCTGATCGGCCAGCGCATCGCCCCGGAGGCGGCCACCGGCGAGTTCATCGGGCTGGCGGCGTTTTCGCCGCGGGGCGTGGAGCTCGCGCGCGAGACCCACGCCCGCGCCGTGGCCGCGGGCGCCGCGCCCTTTCACGAGGCGGCCAGCATCCGGTACGCCGCCTTCACGGACCTGCTGCAGACGCTGGTGGCGACCGACCACCCCGTCACGTGCGTGAGCACGTGGAAGGGCTGGCTCGAGATCGACACGTTCGAAGACTACCAGCGCGCCTGGGCCGAGATCAGGTCGTAG
- a CDS encoding inositol-3-phosphate synthase produces the protein MASVRVALIGVGNCASALVQGVQFYRTTVEDGFVPGLMHPRLGEYHIGDIEFSAAFDIDERKVGRDLSEAIGEAPNNTVRFAQVPPLGVPVYRGMTHDGLGTYLSQMIRKAPGSTADIVGILRETGTHVVVNFLPVGSEMATKWYVEQILDAGCAFVNCIPVFIAREAYWRRRFEERGLPIVGDDVKSQVGATIVHRALARLFMDRGVRLERTSQLNVGGNTDFYNMLERERLVSKKISKTDAVRSQLSHDLPSEAIHIGPSDYVPWLEDRKWAYIRLEGRSFGNQPVTVELKLEVWDSPNSAGVVIDAIRCCKIALDRGLKGALLAPSAYLMKSPPEQWADDAARQRLERFISGEE, from the coding sequence GTGGCGTCTGTACGCGTCGCCCTCATCGGCGTCGGCAACTGCGCGTCGGCCCTCGTCCAGGGCGTGCAATTCTACCGCACCACGGTCGAGGACGGGTTCGTGCCTGGCCTGATGCACCCGCGGCTGGGCGAATACCATATCGGCGATATCGAGTTCTCGGCGGCGTTCGACATCGACGAGCGGAAGGTCGGCCGCGACCTCTCCGAGGCCATCGGGGAGGCGCCGAACAATACGGTGCGCTTCGCCCAGGTCCCGCCGCTGGGGGTACCAGTGTACCGGGGCATGACCCATGACGGGCTGGGAACCTACCTCTCGCAGATGATCCGCAAGGCCCCCGGCTCGACCGCCGACATCGTCGGTATATTGAGAGAGACGGGGACGCACGTCGTCGTCAACTTCCTCCCGGTCGGCAGCGAGATGGCGACCAAGTGGTACGTCGAGCAGATCCTCGACGCCGGCTGCGCCTTCGTCAACTGCATCCCCGTCTTCATCGCGCGGGAGGCGTACTGGCGCCGGCGCTTCGAGGAGCGCGGGCTGCCGATCGTGGGCGACGACGTCAAGTCCCAGGTGGGCGCCACCATCGTCCACCGGGCGCTGGCGCGGCTGTTCATGGACCGCGGCGTGCGCCTGGAGCGCACGAGCCAGCTCAACGTCGGGGGCAACACCGACTTCTACAACATGCTCGAGCGCGAGCGGCTGGTGTCGAAGAAGATCTCGAAGACCGACGCGGTGCGTTCGCAGCTCAGCCACGACCTGCCCAGCGAGGCGATCCACATCGGGCCCAGCGACTACGTGCCCTGGCTGGAAGACCGCAAGTGGGCGTACATCCGCCTGGAGGGCCGCAGCTTCGGCAACCAGCCGGTCACGGTGGAGCTGAAGCTCGAGGTCTGGGACTCGCCCAACTCGGCCGGCGTGGTGATCGACGCCATCCGCTGCTGCAAGATCGCGCTCGACCGCGGCCTCAAGGGCGCGCTCCTGGCGCCCTCGGCGTACCTCATGAAATCACCGCCGGAGCAGTGGGCCGACGACGCGGCCCGCCAGCGTCTGGAGCGGTTCATCAGCGGCGAAGAGTAG
- a CDS encoding phosphocholine cytidylyltransferase family protein encodes MKAIILAAGVARRLAPLTDRTHKCLLPVGDRPLLTRMLATLEAVGVAEAVLVVGHCADQIRAVAGARFGRMRVRYIDNPEYTRGSVLSLYAAREHLAEPALVMDADVLFPRELLRRLLAAPAPSAFLLDHGFQDTGEEVKYYTRGDRVIALGKKVVPESWELVGEGVGFFKCGAEAGPQLVRLLERVIAEGNGLNEYEDALHLLVARHHVGWVDITGLPWTEIDFAEDLRRARDEVLPHVVRLDGA; translated from the coding sequence ATGAAGGCCATCATCCTCGCCGCCGGCGTGGCCCGCCGGCTCGCGCCGCTCACCGACCGGACGCACAAGTGCCTGCTGCCCGTGGGCGACCGGCCCCTGCTCACTCGGATGCTGGCCACCCTGGAGGCCGTCGGCGTCGCCGAAGCGGTGCTCGTCGTCGGTCACTGCGCGGACCAGATCCGCGCGGTGGCGGGCGCGCGCTTCGGCCGGATGAGGGTTCGCTATATCGACAACCCCGAGTACACCAGGGGCTCGGTGCTGTCGCTCTACGCCGCGCGCGAGCACCTCGCCGAGCCCGCCCTGGTGATGGACGCCGACGTGCTCTTTCCCCGCGAGCTCCTGCGCCGCCTGCTGGCGGCGCCGGCTCCCAGCGCCTTCCTCCTCGATCACGGATTCCAAGACACGGGTGAGGAGGTGAAGTACTACACGCGGGGCGATCGGGTGATCGCGCTCGGCAAGAAGGTCGTGCCCGAGTCCTGGGAGCTCGTGGGCGAGGGCGTGGGCTTCTTCAAGTGCGGCGCCGAGGCCGGCCCCCAGCTGGTCCGCCTGCTCGAGCGCGTCATCGCCGAGGGCAACGGCCTCAACGAGTACGAAGACGCCCTGCACCTGCTGGTCGCGCGGCATCACGTGGGGTGGGTCGACATCACCGGCCTGCCCTGGACCGAGATCGACTTCGCCGAGGACCTGCGCCGGGCGCGGGACGAGGTGCTGCCGCACGTCGTCCGGCTCGACGGCGCGTGA
- a CDS encoding 2OG-Fe(II) oxygenase, with amino-acid sequence MLDPVMDPVQEEIARVIRALDMEAVRAAYWRQNEFVYLERCLPPSVIEPFVAELERVRPAVHRNYIPRHKKGGSVSYFTLAAEAPAILALYRSPAFIDFLRRVTGQALQCCPATDPHACALYYYTEPGDHIGFHFDTSYYRGARYTVLVGLVERSSSRLLCQPYRKDPRRQPLELRLATEPGTLVLFNGDKLWHAITPLGEGEERVSLTLEYVSDPAMSPLARFVSNMKDSIAYFGFRSVFGGARRGGLS; translated from the coding sequence GTGCTCGATCCCGTGATGGACCCGGTGCAGGAAGAGATCGCGCGCGTGATCCGCGCGCTGGATATGGAAGCGGTGCGCGCAGCGTACTGGCGGCAGAACGAGTTCGTCTATCTGGAGCGCTGCCTGCCTCCGTCCGTCATCGAGCCGTTCGTCGCCGAGCTCGAGCGCGTGCGGCCGGCCGTTCACCGCAACTACATTCCCCGGCACAAGAAGGGCGGCAGCGTCAGCTACTTCACGCTGGCGGCCGAAGCCCCGGCCATCCTGGCGCTCTACCGCTCGCCCGCGTTCATCGACTTCCTGCGCCGAGTGACGGGACAAGCGCTCCAGTGCTGCCCCGCCACCGATCCGCACGCGTGCGCGCTCTACTACTACACCGAGCCGGGCGATCATATCGGCTTCCACTTCGACACGTCCTACTACAGGGGCGCCCGCTACACGGTGCTGGTGGGCCTCGTCGAGCGGTCGTCGAGCCGCCTGCTCTGCCAGCCGTACCGGAAGGACCCGCGGCGCCAGCCCCTGGAGCTCCGGCTGGCGACCGAGCCCGGCACCCTCGTCCTGTTCAACGGCGACAAGCTCTGGCACGCGATCACGCCGCTGGGCGAGGGCGAGGAGCGCGTGAGCCTCACGCTCGAGTACGTAAGCGACCCGGCGATGAGTCCGCTCGCGCGGTTCGTGTCGAACATGAAGGACTCGATCGCCTACTTCGGCTTCCGCTCGGTCTTCGGCGGCGCCCGCCGTGGCGGCCTCAGCTGA
- a CDS encoding MMPL family transporter, protein MALVTTTGGVLRRLVRAACAFPALTVVGALALSAASIWYALTTLTFATSTRALLPQGQPYIERYVEYDREFDELEDLVIVVEARSLPEAKVYASRLVRELRGRHAPLRRIAYRIDPKQFEGRALLYLSKEKLGEIRDKVFDYQEFMETFAARPTLDQVVAGLATQIANAFVTGFFDLGLDDSKGSSDLRFIEDLVVQVSARLERPAPYRSPWGALFSADVDESGAGYFLSDDQRLLFILAEPESETGSFSRDRHAVEAIRTVVASLRRDFPQVNVGVTGKPALATDEMTAAFQDSEKATLLAFALTLVLLIVAFLRVGKPLLMLFVLAMSLCWSIGVATLAVGHLSLFSVMFISIVIGIGIDYGIYFLFRYEEELFLGRSLREAIEVTAARSGPGMLVGAATAAATFYVLMLTDFRGLQELGLIAGSAILVSWLAMMTVFPAALMLVDRRHAERPQRSIPRAMELERIRVPLLDLIAAHPKTVLALAVLVTAVSAWGLGWVQFDYNLLNLQAKGTESVVWEKKVLATAGRSGFAALASADSFEELRRKHAAFSRLPSVSEVDSALLLIPEDQDEKRKIISDFAPLAAPVRVNRPLPVDLERLISAFETLKRRLDIAANEAPPGDAKRRLGRLAERLSELLTKLRQSDRDATEAALAHLQQQLYRDFLRSFQRLQANLTPPRIGLTDLAPEIRRKFVSDRGQFLMQIHPAVDIWGREGARRFVTELRSVDPEVTGTPVITFEAIRLMERAYQQGTVYAILVVAALTALTIRRWREALLALLPLGLGLLWTFGLMYFFDLKLTLGNVFGIPLILGAAAEFGSNIVLRFMEDQDYEGPLIARSTVMAVLVNGLTTIVGFGSLMLASHRGIFGLGLLLTLGIVTSLIAALVVLPVLLRMVRQMRTARRAPPAPRSVEPVGTG, encoded by the coding sequence TTGGCGCTCGTCACCACGACGGGCGGCGTCCTGCGCCGGCTGGTGCGGGCCGCCTGCGCGTTCCCGGCTCTCACGGTGGTCGGCGCGCTGGCGCTGTCGGCGGCCTCCATCTGGTACGCCCTCACCACGCTCACCTTCGCGACCTCCACGCGCGCGCTCCTGCCCCAGGGGCAACCCTACATCGAGCGCTACGTCGAGTACGACCGCGAGTTCGACGAGCTCGAAGACCTGGTGATCGTGGTCGAAGCGCGGTCGCTTCCGGAAGCGAAGGTCTACGCCAGCCGCCTGGTCCGCGAGCTGCGCGGGCGGCACGCCCCCCTCCGCCGCATCGCCTACCGTATCGATCCCAAGCAGTTCGAGGGCCGCGCGCTCCTGTACCTGTCGAAGGAGAAGCTGGGCGAGATCCGGGACAAGGTTTTCGACTATCAGGAATTCATGGAGACCTTCGCCGCCCGCCCCACGCTCGACCAGGTGGTGGCGGGTCTGGCCACGCAGATCGCCAACGCCTTCGTCACCGGGTTCTTCGACCTGGGGCTCGACGACTCCAAGGGCAGCAGCGACCTGCGCTTCATCGAGGACCTGGTGGTCCAGGTCTCAGCGCGCCTCGAGCGCCCGGCCCCGTATCGATCGCCGTGGGGCGCGCTCTTCTCGGCGGATGTCGACGAGTCGGGCGCCGGCTATTTCCTGTCCGACGACCAGCGCCTGCTCTTCATCCTGGCCGAGCCGGAGAGCGAGACCGGCAGCTTCAGCCGCGACCGCCACGCGGTCGAGGCGATCCGCACCGTCGTCGCCTCGCTCCGGCGCGATTTTCCCCAGGTCAACGTGGGCGTCACCGGCAAGCCGGCCCTGGCCACCGACGAGATGACGGCGGCGTTCCAGGACAGCGAGAAGGCCACCCTGCTGGCCTTCGCGCTGACGCTGGTCCTCCTGATCGTCGCCTTCCTGCGCGTGGGCAAGCCGCTGCTCATGCTGTTCGTGCTGGCCATGAGCCTCTGCTGGTCGATCGGGGTCGCCACCCTGGCCGTCGGCCACCTGTCGCTCTTCTCGGTGATGTTCATCTCGATCGTCATCGGCATCGGCATCGACTACGGCATCTACTTCTTGTTCCGCTACGAGGAGGAGCTGTTTCTGGGCCGGAGCCTGCGGGAGGCGATCGAGGTGACGGCGGCCCGCAGCGGTCCCGGCATGCTGGTGGGCGCGGCCACGGCCGCGGCCACTTTCTACGTGCTCATGCTGACGGACTTCCGGGGGCTCCAGGAGCTGGGGCTCATCGCGGGAAGCGCGATTTTAGTGTCCTGGCTGGCGATGATGACGGTCTTCCCCGCCGCCCTCATGCTAGTCGACCGGCGGCACGCCGAGCGGCCCCAGCGGTCGATCCCGCGGGCGATGGAGCTGGAGCGGATCCGCGTGCCGTTGCTCGATCTCATCGCCGCCCACCCCAAGACGGTCCTGGCCTTGGCGGTCCTGGTCACCGCCGTCTCCGCCTGGGGACTCGGCTGGGTCCAGTTCGATTACAACCTGCTCAACCTCCAGGCGAAAGGCACCGAATCCGTCGTCTGGGAGAAGAAGGTGCTGGCAACGGCGGGGCGCTCGGGGTTCGCCGCGCTGGCGAGCGCCGACTCGTTCGAAGAGCTGCGGCGCAAGCACGCGGCCTTCAGCCGGCTGCCCAGCGTGTCGGAGGTGGATTCGGCGCTGCTCCTGATCCCTGAGGACCAGGACGAGAAGCGGAAGATCATCAGTGACTTCGCCCCCCTGGCGGCGCCCGTGCGGGTGAACCGACCGCTGCCGGTGGACCTCGAGCGCCTGATCAGCGCCTTCGAGACCCTGAAACGACGCCTGGACATCGCGGCGAACGAGGCGCCGCCCGGTGACGCCAAGCGCCGCCTCGGGCGGCTGGCCGAGCGGCTCAGCGAGCTGCTGACGAAGCTCCGGCAGAGCGACCGCGACGCCACCGAGGCCGCGCTGGCCCATCTCCAGCAACAGCTCTACCGGGACTTCCTGCGGAGCTTCCAGAGGCTGCAGGCGAACCTGACGCCGCCGCGGATCGGCCTGACTGACCTGGCTCCCGAGATCCGGCGCAAGTTCGTCAGCGACCGCGGCCAGTTTCTGATGCAGATCCATCCCGCCGTCGACATCTGGGGCCGCGAGGGCGCGCGGCGTTTCGTCACCGAGCTGCGATCGGTCGACCCGGAGGTCACGGGGACGCCGGTCATCACCTTTGAGGCGATCCGGCTGATGGAGCGCGCCTATCAGCAGGGTACGGTCTACGCGATCCTGGTGGTGGCCGCCCTCACCGCGCTCACGATCCGGCGCTGGCGCGAGGCCCTCCTGGCGCTGCTGCCACTGGGGCTGGGTCTCCTGTGGACGTTCGGTCTCATGTACTTCTTCGACCTGAAGCTCACCCTGGGCAACGTCTTCGGGATCCCCCTGATACTCGGCGCGGCCGCGGAGTTCGGCTCGAACATCGTGCTGCGCTTCATGGAGGATCAAGACTACGAGGGGCCGCTCATCGCGCGCAGCACGGTCATGGCCGTGCTGGTCAACGGCCTGACCACGATCGTCGGCTTCGGCAGCCTGATGCTCGCCAGCCACCGGGGGATCTTCGGGCTGGGGCTCCTGCTCACGCTCGGGATAGTCACGAGCCTGATCGCGGCGCTGGTCGTGCTTCCCGTGCTGCTGCGGATGGTCCGGCAGATGCGCACCGCCCGCCGGGCGCCGCCCGCCCCGCGCTCGGTCGAGCCCGTCGGAACGGGTTAG
- a CDS encoding CDP-alcohol phosphatidyltransferase family protein, whose amino-acid sequence MITEAALYLASPADASTASSAVAGRPVAFRMLMAAVRAGCRRVYVPDIFRASHVERAIAATPSARAAAVWLAHDAKPPGGPLLLLPAAAVVPPSALAPLLTAPPLALLTASRGGDAPVVAAGAALAATLWTSIAAGRPLGDALGRALQSAEVAAIPGPGWYVRAVSPAARKEAEAHLCADLASAIDTWLDTVFHRRLSRPLSRAAVAAGMTPNQVTLASLLVGLGAVWCFWQATPARALVGLVFYAGAVVLDHADGEVARLTLSESPFGAWLDVAVDTAIHALLVVAMGMTAQQVGGDGAALAGLLAAIGVVASATLTQTSPPARGGRIGVLLDALSNRDGFYAMLVIFILGLALRPGALPALMIFLAVGCHAFWLSRLVYRLTRLS is encoded by the coding sequence GTGATCACCGAGGCCGCGCTCTATCTCGCGAGCCCCGCGGACGCGAGCACGGCGAGTTCCGCGGTGGCGGGACGGCCGGTCGCCTTCCGGATGCTGATGGCGGCGGTCCGCGCGGGGTGCCGCCGGGTGTACGTTCCGGACATCTTCCGCGCCAGCCACGTCGAGCGCGCCATCGCGGCCACCCCCTCCGCGCGCGCCGCCGCCGTCTGGCTCGCTCACGACGCGAAACCGCCGGGTGGGCCGCTCCTGCTCCTGCCCGCCGCCGCCGTCGTCCCGCCCTCCGCGCTGGCCCCGCTGCTGACCGCGCCTCCCCTCGCGCTTCTGACCGCCTCCCGCGGCGGCGACGCGCCCGTGGTCGCTGCCGGCGCGGCCCTGGCCGCGACGCTCTGGACGTCGATCGCGGCGGGTCGGCCGCTGGGAGACGCGCTCGGGCGCGCCCTCCAGAGCGCGGAGGTCGCGGCGATTCCGGGCCCCGGCTGGTACGTGCGAGCGGTGTCGCCCGCGGCCCGGAAGGAGGCGGAGGCGCATCTCTGCGCTGACCTGGCCAGTGCCATCGACACCTGGCTCGACACGGTCTTCCATCGGCGCCTGTCGCGTCCGCTGAGCCGGGCGGCGGTCGCAGCGGGCATGACGCCCAACCAGGTCACCCTGGCCAGCCTGCTGGTGGGCCTGGGGGCGGTCTGGTGCTTCTGGCAGGCGACGCCGGCGCGCGCGCTCGTCGGGCTGGTGTTCTACGCGGGCGCCGTCGTCCTCGACCACGCCGATGGCGAGGTCGCGCGGCTCACGCTCAGCGAGTCACCATTCGGCGCCTGGCTCGATGTGGCGGTGGACACCGCCATCCACGCGCTGCTGGTCGTGGCCATGGGCATGACGGCCCAGCAGGTCGGGGGCGACGGCGCCGCGCTGGCCGGGTTGTTGGCGGCGATCGGCGTCGTGGCCAGCGCGACGCTGACGCAGACCTCGCCGCCGGCCCGAGGCGGCCGGATCGGTGTGCTGCTCGACGCGCTGAGCAACCGAGACGGCTTCTACGCGATGCTCGTCATCTTCATCCTGGGGCTGGCGCTCCGGCCGGGCGCGCTCCCCGCGCTCATGATCTTCCTGGCGGTCGGCTGTCACGCTTTCTGGTTGAGCCGCCTCGTCTACCGGCTGACGCGGCTCAGCTGA
- a CDS encoding iron-containing redox enzyme family protein produces MALSPAEFAANLLEEARETHPWLHHRLFHLIYEGRLDRRQVQRVIRQQGCFFLDTLRHAAWKIVSVGGYTPTFEDLERQRALIPLVVEEGGEDTIGGKATAHAYLFLRLAEALGISRAEVFATEYLPTTIIEKNELFLLQRSSTLEALCGGNIATESINPLHMQRMAEAMEKHYGVARDALDFYLVHMEVEGDHAARAVRLLERLAVTDEQQTWGRLAMRRAITVRRICADGMLEAFVGAAA; encoded by the coding sequence ATGGCGCTGTCACCGGCGGAGTTCGCGGCGAATCTACTCGAGGAAGCCCGGGAGACGCACCCCTGGCTCCACCACCGGCTCTTTCACCTGATCTACGAGGGCCGGCTCGACCGGCGCCAGGTCCAGCGGGTGATCCGGCAGCAGGGCTGCTTCTTCCTCGACACGCTCCGCCACGCGGCGTGGAAGATCGTCTCCGTCGGCGGCTACACGCCCACGTTCGAGGACCTCGAGCGCCAGCGCGCCTTGATCCCGCTGGTCGTCGAGGAGGGCGGCGAGGATACGATCGGCGGCAAGGCCACCGCCCACGCTTACCTCTTTCTCCGTCTGGCCGAGGCGCTGGGAATCTCGCGGGCCGAGGTGTTCGCGACGGAGTATCTGCCGACCACGATCATCGAGAAGAACGAGCTGTTCCTCCTGCAGCGCTCCTCCACGCTGGAGGCGCTGTGCGGCGGCAACATCGCCACCGAGTCGATCAATCCCCTCCACATGCAGCGGATGGCCGAGGCGATGGAGAAGCACTACGGAGTGGCCCGGGACGCGCTCGACTTCTACCTCGTCCACATGGAGGTGGAGGGCGATCACGCCGCGCGCGCCGTGCGGCTGCTCGAGCGGCTGGCCGTCACCGATGAACAGCAGACCTGGGGCCGGCTGGCGATGCGGCGCGCCATCACCGTGCGGCGCATCTGCGCCGACGGGATGCTCGAGGCCTTCGTCGGCGCCGCCGCCTAG